Genomic window (Manduca sexta isolate Smith_Timp_Sample1 chromosome 26, JHU_Msex_v1.0, whole genome shotgun sequence):
CCTCCCATGTCAGGGAAATATGAACTCCCTACACGATTATCATTTGTGCGCGAGCTATGCCATTTTATTATGACGGTCTTACAATCGTATAACGTGTTTGACCTTTATTCATGATCGATCATATTGTGTAAAGAATTTTCTAGCCTTTATCTTTTTAAACTAAACATTACAATTAAGAAAGTGACAAATAACTAATGGGTACACATCCCTGTAGAAAGTATTCTTAACTATCCATAGTAAATTAAATAGCTTTTTTGTTGAAGACTATCAATATATCATAAGACTGCattcaagaatataatatttaacatccCAAATGTTTTGAAGAAACTCAAACCCATGTTGAAGTGACAAAGGAAAATTGTTTTAGGTGGAGAGCAACTCTGTGCTGCCAAATAAACTGTGCAAACTCTGCATGGCGCACATAACCGCCTTCATTCCATTCCTGCTCCTGTGCAGGGAATCTTCCCAAAGGTGGGAACAAATCACGGGAATATTGAAGGACATCAAAGTTCCAAAAAAGGCAAAAAGTTATTACGTCTTAGTCCTAAAAGATATAAGGACTTATTCTAGTACAAGAACAGCTGAGAACGAAAAGGATGCTTTGCAAAACTTGAAGACTAAAATAACTAACCGAAAGTCTTATACCAAACGGATAGCAAAAGAGGGTCGCATGATTAAAATGAGGGATGCACCGAAAATGACTTGCCCTGAATGCAAAAGCATCTATACGAACATTGTAAAGttcaatacacacataaaaaacgtaaaaaagaaaatgtgcGTACTCTGCAATGTTCTAATAGATTTGGATACGTACGAGGCACATCTGAACACTCACACTGACAAGGTTTTTGCTTGTAATATGTGTCCCGAGGCGTTTTTAAGAGAAAAGTCTCtacaaattcataaatttaaacacaaaGGAGACCATGTTTGTGTGGAATGCAAGCTAAGTTTCATGACGTCGGCGAACCTTGCGGCGCATTTAGTGATACACCAGTCGCAAGTGTGCGCTGGATGCGGTAACAAGTTCAATAGGATATGCTACACGAAACATAAGCAAAAGTGCTCGTTCATAGAAGAAAATAGAAGATTCATCTGTGACTACTGTTCAAAAGAATACACTCGAAGAAGTACTCTAAAACTGCATATAATTCACAACCATTTGACGGGAAAACAATTTCAGTGTGACCAGTGTGGTAAGACGTTCCTCAGCCGCGCGCATTTGGTGGAACACGGCAATACTCACAACAAAATCGTCGATCGATACGTCTGCTCGAAGTGCGGCAATAAGTTCAGCACCAGGAGGGGCCATGAGAGGCATTTGAAGAAACACGACTCTGGCACTTATGGGGTTAGATCTAAAAAGAAGAGCAAATATGTCTGCCCGATCTGTAAAAAGGTTTACTATCAAAAGAAGAGTATTGACAGTCATCTGAGGGTCAAGCATGATGTTGTTAAAATTTCTTTTgaataataactattatctATGTCTGCTCTAAGGAAGGAAACACGGGGTACCAGAAAACGTCATAGAATGAATGAATGGTAATGAATGGTACACAGTCCAGTACACTGGACTGTGTACCAAGATGAGACTGTGGATCGAGCCACGTGAATTCGAGCCCACGTTTTGAAAGTCAGTTTTAGAAAACGATGGATCGCAATAGATTCAGTGCGgactaaacttaaaaaaataaactaaataaaagcaAATTGAGCAAATCATTGGTAACCACACCAGGCAAAACTAGCAAACAAACGCATAATataaacctattttatttttaatttatctttaagCCGATATTTACATCATTATTAGACCGCCTTTATTGTAATATCTTTAACTATTTGTACACGACTATTCCGTTTTTCATcactttttgataaataatacattatctgGCGtctaggataaaaaaaatacttgggattaatttatttcactacGGCATCGGCAGTCTCCACAAAACTTCAGTGTACAAGTTGGAAGTTCATAGAAGAGCGGACTGATCGGTGACGTGGTTTCAGGTGGGAGAGGAGCCCGCGCTGCCGCAGGGCCTGTGCAGGAGCTGCTCCGAGCAGGCCATGGCCGCCGTGCGCTACCGGCAGCTGTGCCTCCAGTCCAACCAACAATGGAGAGACGCCACTGTCTGCCTCGCACAAATACATGCCGCCGCCGATGAGGACAAAACCTTCTTCGTTCTGTACAACGGGCGCATGATGATCATCAAGGACCAAGTCGCGCGCATACCGAACGAGACCGAAGCTGTGAAGAGGATCAACCTCAGATTCACTGATCCAGAGGTTGACCGGCCGCCAAAGAGAGTCAAACGCTCATTCCCACCGGTCAGCTGCCAATGTCCGGATTGCGACAAAAGCTTTTCAAATACGGAATTCTTGAACTTCCATCTAAAAACCTCGCTGAAACGAGCATGTCAAGTATGTGGTGTAGTCATGCCGAAGAAAAATCTAGCGAAACACTTGCAAGAAAAACATAACGTGTCGGTAGTGGAGTGCAGCGTATGCCACAGCAACTTCGACACGCACCAGCAGCTGGACCAGCACAATGCCACGGCCCACGGCCCTGACACGTTTTCATGTCACTGCTGTGGCAGCGGATTCAGCAACCACCGAGCACTGCGAGCTCACATGTACTCGCACACACTATTCCACTGCAATGCTTGTGGGGCAAGTTTCGAGAATCGAAAATGCTACAAGTATCATCAGAAACAGTGCAAAAGACCAGGCGGGCCTCAGGAAGATGTGTTCATATGTGACTACTGCAATATAGAATACAACAGGAAGCCTTCCTTACGGATCCATATGATCCAGAAGCATTTGAATATCAACCCGTACGTGTGCCAAGTGTGCGGCAAGAGGGCTTCGACAATGGCGCACTTGAAATCCCACATGAAGACGCACAACGCGACGCGCAGCGTGTTCCAATGCCACTGCGGCGCCAAGATGCGGACAGAGGTTGGATACCAACTGCACCAGCGGATCCACTCGGGGGAGAGGCCGTACGAGTGCGAGACGTGCGGAGACCGGTTCCTCTCCGCGTCGCGGCGGCTCGACCACATCAAGCGGCGGCACCGCGGTACCGCAGACATGCCGCACGCTTGCTACAAGTGCTCTGCCACTTTTATCAGGCCCTGGGAACTACGCAAACATTTCGTAACTGTCCACAACGACGTGATGGAGCAGCCAGTCAAGCCTAGAGAGGGACCAATCAGGCGCCGATTCAAATCCAAACTTAAGCTGTGAATAGATACTGTAGCTTTGAAATGATATTCAAATTAAGTTAGCTTTATTAGAGTATCTTTATATAGTGTCATTGCAATACATTTTAGtgtaaatctaaataaatttacaagtaaatataataatgagcAGTCAGCCTTTTACAGTGATCTTAAGTTAGGTTAGgagtaaaaatatgaatttaacaATACCATATTCAGAAAAGAAAAATCTTGTCAAAATCATACTAACACTCTGTCATCTTTATTGTATTCGCAGTGCATGACAACTCTTAAATCTTAACACAGGCACTACTTTAATCAGTAATTTTATTAGCCTGGATATTATAATCAACAGAATAAGAAACAGGCACGCTCGCTTAGCATCTAGATTTTATGATGTATTACGAACTAGATTTCATTTCGTTATGTCTCAGTCCGTCTCCATAAACGCATTTACCTCGATTGACTGTTAggaatctttattaaaataaaataatgatgctAAGCCATCAGCAGTTATTACATGTTCTTAAAACTGCATCACAATATTAAACTAACTAAACAACCAGCTAGATGATTGTAAGAATGAATTTGTAATGTGGGTATTTCGGGATCTCTGAATCACGAAGATATCCAAACTTAGCCAAactaaattcataattataaatacttacacaTCACAAACTACATCAATATTTCCCTAAACAGTCTCCTCGGGTTTTCTTCTCGTTCCAGATAAAGGAAGAGTCATTATGTCCAAACACGGCGTGCGTGTCGTGTGCCAGCACGGCACTGGCTGCACAGGAATTCCGATACTTCGTCCAATCCTCACAGAACATGTGGAAGAAGGCCATCACAAACCTCTCGGGTCTGCCCACCACAATGTCCTCCCCGCTGAAGTCGCTATGTGTGCTCATTACGCCGAACGACATGCGCGTACAGACAGTGAAAAACTACGCCAATGGCGATGCTAAAACTGTATTGAACAGGCTCAAAACAGGGATCGGTAGGAAGCCCTTCGGGCGAAAACCTCGCACTGACCGCACGGGCCCGTCGTGCACGTGTCCCGACTGCGGGAAGAGCTTCCTCAGCCCACACTTCCTGAACTTGCACCTGATAAACAGTGGGCAAAAGGAGGCGTGTGTGCTGTGCGGCGATGTAGTGTTACGCGGCCAGCAGATGAAGGAACACATGAGCGCTGCGCATCATACTGACCTGCTACTCTGCAATGAATGCCCGCTGTTGTTCTCCAACGAACAGGAGCTGTCGAAGCACATTAAAATATGTCACCAACCAGGTTGTTTAACGTGCGGTGAGTGCGGCAGAAGTTTCCCTAGAAAAGTGGCGTTCGACCATCACACACAGATGCATATGGTGCGGACTTGTCGCAGCTGCGGCGCGCAGTTCACGAACCGAGGCTGTTACAGGGAGCACAGGATGCAGTGCGAGCCCGATGCGAAGCCTAGCATGGACAGCGTGCCGCGAGCCCGCCGGTCTAACATTCGCGACCCGGCGACCTACACGTGCGACTACTGCGGGAAGACGTACTCCTCGCGGCCGCAGCTCAAGAACCACATCCTGTGGATCCACATGGACGTGCGCCCGCACCAGTGCCAATGGTGCGGGAAGCGGTTCTACACGCCGGCACGACTTGCCGAACACACAGTGGTTCACACGCGAGTGCGGAACTTTGAGTGCGACATATGTGGTGCAAAATTGGTGACAAAAATGGCGGCGATATACCACAAGCGGCGGCACACGGGTGAGCGGCCGTACAAGTGCGAGGACTGTGGGGAGAGCTTCATATCATCCTCGCGCAGATCAGAGCACGCCAAGCGGAAGCACAATAGAGGCATAAAGCCCCAGTGCCATTTATGTCCGGCCAATTTTGTCAGGAAACAAGAGTTGAAGAGGCACATAGAGAAGAACCACACGTCACACAGAGCGAATGTTTGATGGTgtaaattgaatgaaaataaacatgGGTAACCCCAGGTCCTAGGCCTATTAACGTGTGGTACCTGTTACGGTTTCCCGCGTATTCCTCTAATAATGAGTTCTCGAGTCAATTCCGTAAATAAATTGGGTGGCATGGCATGGACTTCGTTCTTCCGTTAAGATTACTATatttataggtaggtataattGATgagttgaaatattaaatataaattacacatattAAAAGACTGCCTTTGTACAGTCAGTGTAAGACACACATCAATCGGTaggtaatgatttattaaaattctagaTATTGTATTCTTGAAGTGATATCTGTCGTAAGAAATTgacacaaatatatataattaatttttttttttttttggtaattgaCCCCGccgtcaacaccgggggaaaacCGGGAATACTAGAATCCTCCGGCTttgcgactgcagggtcctggaggaaagttagtAGGGGATAGCAGGAAAGGAAGTGTTTGGAAAGGATAAGGAAAACTCTTAGaatgggaggaggggagaagcaTAGGAACTGTTCGCGAGCCTTTATGTGAATTGGCAATCATGAGGTATATACACTTATGTAACTGTGTGCCTACTGCCTagagccgcgacaaatgtcctaATGTATGGGCGTGCATACCatgcgcacaagaattgcctcagcgGGGGATGGCACGAATATTGTCGTTCACTTCGAAATACTATaactagaaattttataatagctACAAATAAGTTTATATGGTCTTTGTAATGAACAGGGTAAGTACATTTTTTAGGTTGCACATTTTATTTCCCGCCAATTTGTAAACATCGATAAAAAATGGCGGCAAAATAGACGAAACACACAATATGAATTTCTCCACTTATTATAGTTGTAAATGGGGAATATAGTATCtacttgataattattaatttaactatGATTTTATGGATACTACAAGTCATGAAAacatgaaaattgttttatgcaGTAAACACGAccaaagtaattatttttactcatttttataataaggtcGCATGAATCCAGATTGTTTCTGACATTCTTACAATAGTGATTATAAATCGGTGTTTTAACCAATGAATTGTTCTGTTCTTGAAAAAAATTGAAAGGCAGTGCTGCTGAGATGGATTATCTGTATAtgggacataaaaaaaaaacctgtgtAGATTTTAGTTTCAGCGCCCTTTTTTTATGTCCcaaaactgtaatttttatttgtaaatggtTCTGTCAGCTTGTTAGTACGTAATTAcatatctaatataaaaaatctgtacGAAAAGCTATATCCAATTTTTTCGACGATCCTTTTTTTTAGATCCCAATAATACTATTTTGGTTTGTTAAACCCATCTTCTAGTACGAAACCGAAACATAAATCTAACAGCCGTtacaatcccaatctcaatcttcaatcgattccgagaatgaaccaatcaaaataagacaTTTGTGAGCACGTaaaaaaactgttctgattggtccattttcgagATAGGTCGAAAAAGCgtgtatttattgaaaacagtgGTAAATTTGCAAGTCTTTAAATCTATATCTCTATTAATATGTGTatccatttaaaaaatttatgatgtgttaaaaatctataaatacataatgACGGTCTCCAAGAAAAACATCTCATCTGCAAATTGACTAGTTGCAGTATGAAggttttaagtgaaaatataaaaataaattttacttatttcaaaactattgattgttatcaaaaatttatttaatttctattttgatgtgagtaattgatttttatattttcacctTACTTAGAGATGTGATTTTGTTCGTGGAGGCCGCCGATAGTGAAGGAAGAAGACACGATAAGGCTTATTTTTATGGCGACGAGCATATAAAGCCATTCCGCCAACCACTTGTAAAGTTATTCATCGAAGATCTTTCTTGattgataagttattttttttaacgagtGTCTTATGAAAGTTTTATAGAGCCAAGCCTACGTACTTTGTAATGAGTATTattcttttgtaaatatagcgttttattttttcctgttAACATGTTCGGTAT
Coding sequences:
- the LOC115445800 gene encoding zinc finger protein 39 isoform X3, with the translated sequence MSRQVDVKALVSHIVRGDGADKCRICMGDTAEGQVFLGDTVMMDGDKAVTLAELLELITGVEVESNSVLPNKLCKLCMAHITAFIPFLLLCRESSQRWEQITGILKDIKVPKKAKSYYVLVLKDIRTYSSTRTAENEKDALQNLKTKITNRKSYTKRIAKEGRMIKMRDAPKMTCPECKSIYTNIVKFNTHIKNVKKKMCVLCNVLIDLDTYEAHLNTHTDKVFACNMCPEAFLREKSLQIHKFKHKGDHVCVECKLSFMTSANLAAHLVIHQSQVCAGCGNKFNRICYTKHKQKCSFIEENRRFICDYCSKEYTRRSTLKLHIIHNHLTGKQFQCDQCGKTFLSRAHLVEHGNTHNKIVDRYVCSKCGNKFSTRRGHERHLKKHDSGTYGVRSKKKSKYVCPICKKVYYQKKSIDSHLRVKHDVVKISFE
- the LOC115445800 gene encoding oocyte zinc finger protein XlCOF6 isoform X2 — translated: MSRQVDVKALVSHIVRGDGADKCRICMGDTAEGQVFLGDTVMMDGDKAVTLAELLELITGVEVGEEPALPQGLCRSCSEQAMAAVRYRQLCLQSNQQWRDATVCLAQIHAAADEDKTFFVLYNGRMMIIKDQVARIPNETEAVKRINLRFTDPEVDRPPKRVKRSFPPVSCQCPDCDKSFSNTEFLNFHLKTSLKRACQVCGVVMPKKNLAKHLQEKHNVSVVECSVCHSNFDTHQQLDQHNATAHGPDTFSCHCCGSGFSNHRALRAHMYSHTLFHCNACGASFENRKCYKYHQKQCKRPGGPQEDVFICDYCNIEYNRKPSLRIHMIQKHLNINPYVCQVCGKRASTMAHLKSHMKTHNATRSVFQCHCGAKMRTEVGYQLHQRIHSGERPYECETCGDRFLSASRRLDHIKRRHRGTADMPHACYKCSATFIRPWELRKHFVTVHNDVMEQPVKPREGPIRRRFKSKLKL
- the LOC119190746 gene encoding zinc finger protein with KRAB and SCAN domains 7-like, producing MWKKAITNLSGLPTTMSSPLKSLCVLITPNDMRVQTVKNYANGDAKTVLNRLKTGIGRKPFGRKPRTDRTGPSCTCPDCGKSFLSPHFLNLHLINSGQKEACVLCGDVVLRGQQMKEHMSAAHHTDLLLCNECPLLFSNEQELSKHIKICHQPGCLTCGECGRSFPRKVAFDHHTQMHMVRTCRSCGAQFTNRGCYREHRMQCEPDAKPSMDSVPRARRSNIRDPATYTCDYCGKTYSSRPQLKNHILWIHMDVRPHQCQWCGKRFYTPARLAEHTVVHTRVRNFECDICGAKLVTKMAAIYHKRRHTGERPYKCEDCGESFISSSRRSEHAKRKHNRGIKPQCHLCPANFVRKQELKRHIEKNHTSHRANV